DNA from Onthophagus taurus isolate NC chromosome 2, IU_Otau_3.0, whole genome shotgun sequence:
aattagaaaaattcgtAGTTTCAAAAGTGGTTAATGGAAAGAATTGGTagtccgagcatgatacagaaaaatttttagaataaaagttgtagcaaatttaacccttaacacattactttataacacttttgctctcagatgcatcaatgtagagaaatattcattaatatgaaaattagaatcCTCTGTTTTAGTCATATATCCCAAAAACGACGGACAAATAACCAGATGGGaattattaagtaataatatcGTTAATTTTGAGACAGCTGTATATCACTTAAGTTATGCGAGATTGTCTTGAAGTTGGCCTCACATAGCCAACTTATCCGCACATAGCATAACTTACACCTAAGTTAGTTAAGATTGATTACGGTGAGTTATTATTCAGTTTATTGgaagatgaaaataaaaaattctttgtcATCTATTCTAAGAACTCGCCTACACATCCTATTCGTTGTGCGTATTAGAggacaagaaaaaaattgatgtatGTACCTACCAATAAGTTGGTTTTTTATACCTATATGAAGCCAGTTTGGTTCTAATCAcgaaaaaaatggaaaattattattggttTCAGTCTGCACAACCAATAACAAGAAAAAGTAATATTCTGATCGGTTTTACGCAACCCATTATACTTGGTTGTGtttaataaatagaaatatataatcattaataactacttaagtaattaattacgtttatttttaagttttgctTTATAAAAGGTGAATAAACACCGTTTTTATTTCCGTCTGGTGAATGattcttgtttttaataacaaatattgtaAACTACACAACAACACGTATTTAGTGATAAGAATTCCAACTGCATTTAAAATAGATACGCAATATCAATATAAAAACAACTATGTTTTGAATTCTGTTTAGTCGAGATACTGCATCAATTGATTTACAATGGAAATACGTCACATTGAGCAATTATTAGAATCATATTTACAAAAAGATGAAAGATTGGTGAATTTTACTCAAGATAAATTACTATCGGCCGGAGAAAATTACGGTAGTACAATGTTAAAAGTTAACTTGGTGATCGAAGATAAGaatggaaaacaaaaaataataaagtgtgTTGCAAAATTGGTTCCACCAAGAGGAGTTTTATGGGATATGTTTCAGACGTTGTCAACGTTCAAGAAAGAAATCTCCGTTTATAAAACAATTGTACCATTGTTGAATCAATTTGGAAAAGAACACAATATAAAATGTATCTTACCATTTTTCGCTGAACATTACAATTCAAGGGTTACATTAAATCCCAACAGTAACGACGTAGATGACGACgcaataatattaatggagaatttacaagaaaaaggatataaacttgaaaatagaTTTGTGGGTTTCGATAAAAACGCTGTAATAAtgataattaaaagtttagcAACACTTCATGCAACAACCATTGCATATAAACGTGCTAAACCGGAAGAGTTCCAAAACAAAGTATTGGCCCACattggaaaatgttttgtatctAAAATAAACGAGCAAACCAAAAAGCTTCAACTCGATTGTTTCATGAAATTTCTTGAGAATTATCCTAAATTGCATCATTTATCCGAAAGAATGATTAGCGGTTATCGGCGGGGAATCAATAGTTTATGCCAAAATCGAACACCAAATGAATTATTTGGTACTTTTATACACGGCGATCTTTGGACTAATaacatattaacaaaaacCATTAATGAAAACTTAACATCAATAAAATTACTCGATTTCCAAGTTGCGGAATATGGAAATCCAGGAAGAgatgttattttctttctttatacAAGTGCCCAAATGGAATTATTACAATTCGTCGatgatttcttattaatttattataatcacTTTATTGATACATTGAAAACATTAAACTGCGATTCAACTCCGTTTACATTCGATGCATTTTTGCAACAAGTTGGTGATGCTGCCAAAGAAACTGAGTTTGGTCgatgtttgttttttattcaccCGGTTTTTACCGAAAAAGGAAAAGCAGTTGAGTTAAAAGATATTAAGACTCGTGCAGATATCGTACCTTCACTTAAAGATATTCATCCAAATGGACAAATTAGATTTTCTCTTATAATTGAAGACTTTGCAAAAAGAGGTtggatataataaataattctaactaatattgtttaaatgatttattcaaaattaataaattcaataataaaaataaaacggcTATGGAATCCATCCTTTCCTTC
Protein-coding regions in this window:
- the LOC111418972 gene encoding uncharacterized protein, whose protein sequence is MEIRHIEQLLESYLQKDERLVNFTQDKLLSAGENYGSTMLKVNLVIEDKNGKQKIIKCVAKLVPPRGVLWDMFQTLSTFKKEISVYKTIVPLLNQFGKEHNIKCILPFFAEHYNSRVTLNPNSNDVDDDAIILMENLQEKGYKLENRFVGFDKNAVIMIIKSLATLHATTIAYKRAKPEEFQNKVLAHIGKCFVSKINEQTKKLQLDCFMKFLENYPKLHHLSERMISGYRRGINSLCQNRTPNELFGTFIHGDLWTNNILTKTINENLTSIKLLDFQVAEYGNPGRDVIFFLYTSAQMELLQFVDDFLLIYYNHFIDTLKTLNCDSTPFTFDAFLQQVGDAAKETEFGRCLFFIHPVFTEKGKAVELKDIKTRADIVPSLKDIHPNGQIRFSLIIEDFAKRGWI